CCCCGACCACGGCCAGGTCCCCGGCGTCGCGGAGCATGTTGAACACCAGCGACTTGTCGATCTTGACCTCGTCCACCGGGAGCTTGGTCAGGCGGGACAGGGACGAGTAGCCGGTCCCGAAATCGTCGACCGACAACCGGACGCCCATGTCCGAGAGCTGCTCGAGGACGACGACGCTGCGCACCAGGTCGACCATCACCGTCGACTCGGTGATCTCCAGGGTGAGCTGGCGCGGGGGGACGCCGGTCTCCCGGAGGAGGCGGGACACCTCTTCGACCAGCTCGGGCTGGAGCAGGCTGCGCGCCGAGATGTTCACCGCCACGGTCAGCTCGAGGCCCCGGGCCGTCCACGCCGCTTGTTGGGTCAGGGCCCGGCGCAGCACCCAGCTCGTCACCGGACCGATCAGACCCGAGTGCTCGGCCATGGGGATGAACTCGTCGGGCGGGACCATGCCGTGCACAGGATGGTTCCACCGCAGCAGGGCCTCGACGCCGTAGACCAGCCCGGTCGTCAGGTCGGCCTTCGGCTGGTAGTAGAGGTCGAGAGCGTCCGAGGCGAGCGCCTGGCGAAGGTCGCCGACCAGTCCCAGCCGGCGGGTGCTGTGGTGGTCCTTGTCGGCGCTGTACTCGGCCACGTCGGCGTGGCTGCTCTTGGCGGAGTACATGGCGACGTCGGCCCGCTGCAGCAGCAGTGACGGCTTCTCCCCGTGGTCGGGGCAGACGGCCAGGCCGATGCTCGTGCGGAGCTGGAGGACCATGTCCTCGATGGCGAGCGGCTCCTGCACGACCTCGGCCATCATCCGGGCCAGCGGGAGGAAGCCCTCCTCGGGCTCGCGGGGCACGAGGATGGCGAACTCGTCACCGCCGAGACGGGTGACGAAGGCGGCGTCACCCACGGTCCGGGCCAGTCGGGCGCCCACGGCGACGAGCACGGCGTCACCGACGTCGTGGCCGAGGGTGTCGTTGATCTCCTTGAACTCGTCGAGGTCCATGAGGAACACGGCGAGGCGCTCGCCCGCCGACCTCGAGACCGTGGCCTCCCCCAGCCGCTGGGCGAAGAACGCCCGGTTCGGCAGGCCGGTCAGCGGGTCGTGGTACGCCTGGTGCTGCTTGGCGATGACCTCGGATCGCAGCTCCTCGACCAGCTGACCTCTCCGGAGGGCCACGCCCGCCGCCTGGGCCAGCGCCTCGAACAGCATCAGCTCGGAGTCGTCGAAGGGGTCCATGTCGGCCAGCCGGTCCGCCACCAACAGGACGCCGGCCACTCCGTCGTCACCGATGACCGGGGCTACGAGCGCGTCATGGAAGCCGTCCGCGGCCAGGGCCCGGCCGACCTCGTCCTTGGCGTTGCGGGGGGCCAGCAGGGCCCGGCCCACCGACAGGGCGATCGCCTCGAGCCCACCCGGTCGGGCGCTTCTCTCCGACGAGCTCCACGACTGGTTCATGAACGTGCGCTGGAAGCTGTCTCCGTCGGCCAGCAGGAGGGAGGCGTGCGAGGCGCGCAGGATGGTCCGGCACTGATCCAGGACCTGCTCGACCAGCTCGACGCTCGGCCGGACCGCGGCCACGTGGCCGGTGAAGTCGTAGAGCCGGACCAGGTTCGAGTACCGGCGGCGCAGACGGTGGTGGACGACGTG
This sequence is a window from Acidimicrobiales bacterium. Protein-coding genes within it:
- a CDS encoding EAL domain-containing protein; translated protein: MTVAADRAPTGRRAALPGRGLDPARLYQAVRHRRRVGGEGRAWLLILVMMGVTAGAIAAMPVGPGGLARSVHIPWWAIALACLATDMAQVHFHFREQSQAVHLSEVPLMVGLAFCSPVGLVVARVVSTFVSHGIRDRQPLVKLTFNMTDRALTTAVAVAVAHGLIGGEPPISPRGWLALIAAAAVTRVIGDAFIFAVIWLTAGRPSGWMLKELALAAPAVLVTGAALALVCVTVLWVNVWAVWTILLLVAVAGVVHVVHHRLRRRYSNLVRLYDFTGHVAAVRPSVELVEQVLDQCRTILRASHASLLLADGDSFQRTFMNQSWSSSERSARPGGLEAIALSVGRALLAPRNAKDEVGRALAADGFHDALVAPVIGDDGVAGVLLVADRLADMDPFDDSELMLFEALAQAAGVALRRGQLVEELRSEVIAKQHQAYHDPLTGLPNRAFFAQRLGEATVSRSAGERLAVFLMDLDEFKEINDTLGHDVGDAVLVAVGARLARTVGDAAFVTRLGGDEFAILVPREPEEGFLPLARMMAEVVQEPLAIEDMVLQLRTSIGLAVCPDHGEKPSLLLQRADVAMYSAKSSHADVAEYSADKDHHSTRRLGLVGDLRQALASDALDLYYQPKADLTTGLVYGVEALLRWNHPVHGMVPPDEFIPMAEHSGLIGPVTSWVLRRALTQQAAWTARGLELTVAVNISARSLLQPELVEEVSRLLRETGVPPRQLTLEITESTVMVDLVRSVVVLEQLSDMGVRLSVDDFGTGYSSLSRLTKLPVDEVKIDKSLVFNMLRDAGDLAVVG